A section of the Hippea jasoniae genome encodes:
- a CDS encoding nickel-dependent hydrogenase large subunit: MADKKHLVIDPITRIEGHLRIEVDIKDGKVVNSWSSGTLWRGIEPILQGRDIRDAGLLVQRICGVCTWAHYEANTMSAEVALKIRPPTNARLIRNMINATQFMHDHIVHFYALHSLDWADVAGALKADPVKASELAHQFSKAPYNASVDHYKAVIEKLKKFVSSGQLGPFSGAYLGNKLYKLPPEGDLIVISHYLDALYIQVILAQMMAIYGAKNPHPQSLVVGGITSVMDMLDARRLGEYTSKLDKVGEFIQHAYLADIDLITHFYKDEFVEGWGCGSYNFLSYGGFPETNDWEAEYRYLPQGVIFNRDLTTVEKVDEKFITESIAHSWYKGPDKGLYPGDEQTVPEYTGLNSDGTVKGEGKYSWVKAPRYKGKMMEVGPLSRQLVGYALNHNNMREMLQIYLNKHNANINQMFSTVGRTAARALETAYIWAGAYRWVDDLVKNLKQGDERTWTRFEYPEKETNTAVALYEAPRGSLAHFVRIKGKNVTHYQVVVPSTWNASPRDEKGQRGAYEESLINLPVPDPEEPLEVLRTIHSFDPCLACAVHLVDVDSGKVRKFKVEV, from the coding sequence ATGGCTGATAAGAAACATTTGGTCATAGATCCTATAACAAGAATTGAAGGTCATTTAAGAATTGAGGTTGATATAAAGGATGGCAAGGTTGTTAACTCCTGGAGTTCTGGAACGCTTTGGAGGGGTATTGAGCCTATTCTGCAGGGTAGAGACATCAGGGATGCAGGATTGCTGGTTCAAAGAATTTGTGGTGTTTGCACCTGGGCACACTATGAGGCAAATACGATGTCTGCTGAGGTTGCATTAAAGATCAGGCCACCCACGAATGCAAGGCTGATTAGAAATATGATTAACGCAACACAGTTTATGCACGACCATATCGTTCATTTCTATGCGCTGCATTCCCTTGATTGGGCAGATGTTGCTGGTGCTTTGAAGGCTGATCCTGTTAAGGCAAGTGAGCTTGCACATCAATTTTCAAAAGCTCCGTATAACGCCAGCGTTGACCATTACAAAGCTGTCATTGAAAAGCTCAAAAAGTTTGTATCAAGTGGTCAGCTTGGGCCGTTTTCTGGAGCTTATCTTGGCAATAAGCTCTACAAGCTCCCACCAGAGGGCGATCTGATCGTTATATCCCACTACTTAGATGCGCTCTATATTCAGGTGATACTGGCACAGATGATGGCTATATACGGCGCAAAAAACCCGCATCCACAAAGCCTCGTTGTTGGTGGTATAACAAGCGTTATGGATATGCTTGATGCAAGAAGATTGGGTGAGTATACATCCAAACTTGATAAGGTAGGAGAGTTCATTCAGCATGCCTACCTTGCAGATATAGATTTGATTACACACTTCTACAAGGATGAATTTGTTGAAGGGTGGGGCTGCGGCTCTTATAACTTTTTAAGCTACGGTGGTTTTCCAGAGACAAACGACTGGGAGGCAGAATACAGATATCTACCGCAGGGTGTTATTTTCAACAGGGATCTGACAACAGTTGAAAAGGTTGATGAGAAGTTTATCACAGAAAGTATTGCTCATTCATGGTATAAGGGACCAGATAAAGGTTTATACCCGGGTGATGAGCAGACTGTTCCTGAATACACAGGTCTAAACAGTGACGGCACGGTTAAAGGAGAGGGCAAATACAGTTGGGTAAAGGCTCCACGATATAAAGGCAAGATGATGGAGGTTGGTCCTCTATCAAGGCAGTTAGTTGGTTATGCCCTCAATCATAATAATATGCGTGAAATGTTGCAGATTTATCTTAATAAACATAACGCCAATATAAATCAGATGTTCTCAACCGTAGGAAGGACAGCGGCAAGGGCTTTAGAAACAGCTTATATCTGGGCTGGTGCATACAGATGGGTTGACGATTTAGTTAAAAACCTAAAGCAGGGCGATGAAAGAACTTGGACAAGGTTTGAGTATCCTGAGAAGGAGACAAATACAGCGGTTGCACTCTATGAGGCACCAAGGGGTTCACTTGCCCATTTCGTCAGGATCAAGGGTAAAAATGTAACCCACTATCAGGTTGTTGTGCCTTCAACATGGAATGCTTCACCAAGAGATGAGAAAGGCCAAAGAGGAGCCTACGAGG
- a CDS encoding hydrogenase small subunit, translating into MKNSKDLFDYYNSIIDEVDERLNDLYSKEREEEFNERLKENGFTRRDFLKWASFVTAALMLPPAFESRVAKAAAIKERTPIIWLHMAECTGCSESFLRTQNPDIATLIFDQVSLTYHDTLMMASGERVEKHLDEAMQRYKGRYICIIEGAIPTKDGGIYLRVGSKGETGLERARRVTKDAKVVLAFGTCSSFGGVQAAYPNPTGAKGVRDALGIEIVNVPGCPPNSINMVGTLLHILLFDKIPPLDLLYRPLWAYGSRIHDYCERRAHFDAGEFVEEWGDEGAKKGWCLYKMGCKGPLTYNNCSRYRFNQGTNWPIGAGHGCIGCSEPNFWDKMAPFEEPIAEGTIRVPGGKGVEATADEVGSFLAGATAAAIGIHAAGSIIRGKATKNSTKESE; encoded by the coding sequence TTGAAAAATTCCAAGGATCTATTTGATTACTACAACTCAATCATCGATGAGGTGGACGAAAGGTTAAACGACCTCTATAGTAAGGAAAGGGAGGAGGAGTTTAACGAAAGACTTAAAGAGAACGGTTTTACAAGAAGGGATTTTTTAAAATGGGCTTCGTTTGTGACTGCGGCGTTGATGTTGCCGCCAGCTTTTGAGTCTCGGGTGGCAAAAGCAGCCGCTATTAAAGAGAGAACCCCGATTATCTGGCTGCATATGGCAGAATGCACTGGCTGCTCTGAATCTTTCTTAAGAACCCAGAACCCCGACATAGCAACATTGATTTTTGATCAGGTATCGTTAACCTATCATGATACATTGATGATGGCCTCAGGCGAAAGGGTGGAAAAACACCTTGATGAGGCTATGCAGCGATATAAAGGCAGGTATATATGCATTATTGAAGGTGCCATACCGACAAAGGATGGCGGCATCTATTTAAGGGTTGGCTCAAAAGGTGAAACGGGTCTTGAAAGGGCAAGAAGGGTTACAAAGGATGCAAAGGTGGTATTGGCATTTGGTACATGTTCATCATTTGGTGGCGTTCAGGCAGCATATCCAAATCCAACAGGGGCAAAGGGTGTAAGGGATGCATTGGGTATCGAGATTGTTAATGTACCGGGCTGTCCTCCAAATAGCATAAATATGGTGGGAACGCTTTTGCATATACTTTTGTTTGATAAGATTCCTCCGCTTGATTTGTTGTATAGGCCTCTTTGGGCATACGGCTCAAGAATCCACGACTATTGCGAAAGAAGGGCTCACTTTGATGCCGGTGAGTTTGTTGAGGAGTGGGGCGATGAAGGCGCAAAGAAAGGCTGGTGCCTGTATAAGATGGGTTGCAAAGGTCCTTTAACATACAACAACTGCTCGCGCTACAGGTTCAATCAGGGCACAAACTGGCCTATTGGTGCCGGTCATGGTTGCATAGGATGCTCTGAGCCAAACTTCTGGGATAAGATGGCACCGTTTGAGGAGCCTATAGCAGAAGGCACTATAAGGGTGCCTGGTGGAAAGGGCGTTGAGGCAACAGCTGATGAGGTTGGTAGTTTCCTTGCCGGGGCTACAGCGGCAGCCATCGGTATCCATGCTGCAGGTAGTATAATTAGAGGCAAGGCGACAAAAAACTCTACAAAGGAGAGTGAATAA
- the cbiD gene encoding cobalt-precorrin-5B (C(1))-methyltransferase CbiD, which yields MRKGFTTGSYLTATALGSLIYKKFNRKPRAVNIILPKGEIANIPIYFDGEICFSIKDAGDDPDITNRIRIECNSKLKKGSGKINIIVKRGIGIVTKKGLQVEVGQPAINPTPKKMLIKNLKHYLSYNEDLDIEISVPEGEKIAKKTFNPRLGIVGGISILGSSGIVEPMSLTALINSIYCEIDVVLNESNYFFIVAGKIGERFVKKYYNYPTIMVSNYFKEAFDYLKRKGVRKFSLAGHPGKLAKIAMGYYNTHSKQSPSPIPFIKKLLNLKGEFNTTEEIALSENLDKVAVAIKNRVFDDYGFDLDVILFDMKGNIVGKS from the coding sequence ATGAGAAAGGGATTTACAACGGGTAGTTATCTGACAGCAACTGCCCTTGGAAGTCTCATTTATAAAAAATTTAATAGAAAACCCAGGGCAGTTAATATCATTTTACCCAAAGGAGAGATAGCAAATATACCTATATATTTTGATGGAGAGATCTGTTTTTCAATAAAGGATGCAGGAGATGACCCGGATATAACAAACAGGATACGCATAGAGTGCAACTCAAAACTTAAAAAAGGTAGCGGCAAAATAAATATAATAGTCAAAAGAGGTATTGGAATTGTTACAAAAAAAGGATTACAGGTAGAAGTTGGTCAACCAGCCATAAATCCTACGCCAAAAAAGATGCTTATTAAAAACCTAAAACACTATCTTTCATACAACGAGGATTTAGATATTGAGATATCTGTGCCAGAGGGCGAAAAGATAGCAAAAAAAACATTCAATCCTCGCCTGGGCATAGTTGGTGGTATATCAATTCTTGGCAGTAGCGGTATAGTGGAGCCTATGAGTTTAACAGCATTGATAAACTCTATATATTGCGAGATAGATGTTGTTTTAAATGAATCTAACTACTTCTTTATCGTTGCGGGCAAAATAGGAGAGAGGTTTGTAAAAAAATATTACAACTACCCAACAATAATGGTTAGTAATTATTTTAAAGAGGCTTTTGATTACCTAAAAAGAAAGGGTGTAAGAAAATTTTCTCTTGCAGGGCATCCAGGCAAATTAGCCAAGATTGCAATGGGATACTACAATACCCATTCAAAACAATCTCCATCACCAATTCCGTTTATAAAAAAACTACTAAACCTAAAAGGTGAGTTTAACACTACAGAAGAGATAGCTCTATCAGAAAACCTTGATAAAGTAGCTGTGGCAATAAAAAATAGGGTGTTTGACGATTATGGGTTTGATTTAGATGTTATACTATTCGACATGAAAGGGAATATCGTTGGAAAATCCTAA
- the cbiE gene encoding precorrin-6y C5,15-methyltransferase (decarboxylating) subunit CbiE codes for MENPKNIWIISAGIGTKEYLTVKAIKTAHKMDILVGFGRLNLFDHKNFIALSGDYKSQLLKILEKKDKKIGVVVSGDAGFFSLANFIYKNFKDRIAEVVAGVSSFQVAFAKLKETYEDAAFFSFHHSKQTIDTNHKKIVILCGKYSPSEVLETIGEKLKDFQISICYNLGYENETITDKPIDDKNGLYIVILIRKNG; via the coding sequence TTGGAAAATCCTAAAAACATCTGGATTATCTCTGCTGGCATAGGCACAAAAGAATACCTGACAGTAAAAGCCATAAAAACAGCCCACAAAATGGATATACTTGTGGGTTTTGGAAGACTCAACCTATTCGACCACAAAAACTTTATAGCATTAAGTGGCGATTATAAATCGCAGCTTTTGAAGATACTTGAAAAAAAGGATAAAAAAATCGGTGTCGTTGTGTCGGGTGATGCAGGCTTTTTTTCTTTAGCAAACTTTATCTACAAAAATTTCAAAGATAGAATTGCAGAGGTTGTAGCGGGCGTTTCGTCATTTCAGGTTGCCTTTGCAAAGTTAAAGGAAACCTATGAAGATGCCGCTTTTTTTTCGTTTCACCATTCAAAACAAACAATAGATACAAACCATAAAAAAATCGTAATTCTATGCGGTAAATACTCACCATCTGAGGTTTTAGAAACAATAGGAGAAAAATTAAAAGACTTTCAGATAAGTATCTGTTATAATTTAGGATATGAAAACGAAACGATTACAGATAAGCCAATCGATGATAAAAACGGTTTGTATATCGTTATTTTGATAAGAAAAAATGGCTAA
- the cobM gene encoding precorrin-4 C(11)-methyltransferase, translating to MAKVYFIGAGAGDKDLLTIKGLKALKRCDVVIYAGSLINKDILTYAKKDAEIYDSKSMTLTEIIKVIEEAIKENKNVARMHTGDPSLYGAILEQTEELKKKNIEFEIIPGVTALFAAAAKLNISLTAPNSSQTITISRIEGKTKLPDNEKLTKLLCHGGTFCFYLSADKIHSIVEEFLKAGYKEDTPIAVCYKVSWPDEKIIKGTLKDIIHKTAEIKKHAVVIVGDVLNMKPKEYSKLYDEKFSHTFR from the coding sequence ATGGCTAAGGTTTATTTTATAGGTGCTGGGGCAGGCGATAAAGACCTTTTAACAATCAAAGGACTGAAGGCTTTAAAACGCTGCGATGTTGTGATATACGCAGGCAGCCTCATAAACAAAGATATATTAACATACGCCAAAAAGGACGCAGAAATATACGATTCAAAATCCATGACATTAACAGAAATTATTAAAGTAATAGAAGAGGCCATCAAAGAAAACAAAAATGTTGCAAGGATGCATACAGGCGATCCTTCGTTATATGGGGCAATTTTAGAGCAAACCGAAGAACTTAAGAAAAAAAATATAGAGTTTGAAATTATTCCCGGTGTCACCGCCCTTTTTGCTGCAGCTGCAAAATTAAATATATCTTTAACGGCCCCTAACTCTTCACAAACCATCACTATAAGCAGAATAGAAGGCAAGACAAAACTACCGGATAATGAAAAACTAACAAAGCTCCTATGCCACGGTGGAACATTCTGTTTCTATCTATCTGCTGATAAAATTCACTCAATAGTTGAGGAATTTCTAAAAGCTGGCTATAAGGAGGATACACCCATAGCGGTTTGTTATAAGGTTAGCTGGCCTGATGAAAAGATTATTAAAGGCACGCTAAAAGACATTATCCACAAAACAGCCGAGATAAAAAAACATGCAGTTGTCATTGTTGGTGATGTTCTAAATATGAAACCAAAAGAATACTCAAAACTCTACGATGAGAAATTTTCACACACTTTTAGATAA
- a CDS encoding cobalamin biosynthesis protein, which translates to MRNFHTLLDNLCCIAITNNGIKIANMINKKTGCDIFALKKLNCNSCKSFDSLKEIFKFCFDKYQGIVAIMSLGIVIRMIGNLIRSKYTDPAVVVIDDAARFCISSLSGHEGGANRLSHYLASIIGCQAVITTATETNKRYVMGIGTRKNIDKEIVKKAIIETLNNIGLTTSNIRVVASCWLKQNEQGLVDAAKELKLETVFLPKQLYKNELYCFKESAAIKHIGIKNVAEASALLASTNPRLILPKTDINGVSIAIVEEQLL; encoded by the coding sequence ATGAGAAATTTTCACACACTTTTAGATAACCTCTGCTGCATAGCAATCACAAACAACGGCATCAAGATAGCAAACATGATAAACAAAAAAACAGGATGCGATATTTTTGCACTCAAAAAACTCAACTGCAACAGTTGCAAAAGCTTTGACAGCCTCAAAGAGATTTTTAAATTTTGTTTTGACAAGTATCAAGGGATAGTTGCAATAATGTCCCTTGGCATAGTAATAAGGATGATAGGTAATCTAATCAGGTCAAAATATACAGATCCAGCCGTTGTTGTTATTGATGATGCTGCCCGTTTCTGCATAAGCAGTTTAAGTGGTCATGAAGGAGGGGCAAACAGATTATCACACTACCTTGCTTCTATCATCGGTTGTCAGGCTGTTATAACAACAGCTACAGAAACAAACAAACGATATGTTATGGGCATAGGCACAAGGAAAAATATAGATAAGGAGATTGTCAAAAAAGCAATCATTGAAACTTTAAATAATATTGGCTTAACAACATCAAACATTAGAGTTGTTGCAAGCTGCTGGCTAAAACAAAACGAACAGGGGCTTGTGGATGCTGCAAAAGAACTCAAATTAGAAACTGTATTTCTACCCAAACAGCTTTATAAGAATGAACTTTACTGCTTCAAAGAGTCTGCTGCAATTAAGCATATAGGAATCAAAAATGTTGCAGAAGCTTCAGCCTTATTAGCCTCAACAAACCCTCGATTAATTCTACCAAAAACAGATATAAACGGCGTTAGTATTGCAATTGTAGAGGAACAGCTGTTATGA
- the cobJ gene encoding precorrin-3B C(17)-methyltransferase: MSAKIFVIGIGPCRENYLTFEATEALKKSRVICGYKKYIERIKPFAKNKIIYQNSMGGEVERVKKAIEFAKNGLTTAIISSGDASLYGMASLALQLNNNIDIDIIPGLTAAFAASARIGAIISEDTVILSLSDILTPWELIKKRIDAINMGDFVCAIYNPKSKKRTTQLPYTLNEFFAKRGNLLCGCVKNCMCENEEIKISTIMDFDYEFVDMSTVVVVGNTKTYLKNNKLITPRGYKL; this comes from the coding sequence ATGAGCGCAAAGATTTTTGTTATAGGAATTGGACCATGCAGGGAAAATTATTTAACTTTTGAAGCTACAGAAGCCTTAAAAAAATCACGGGTAATTTGTGGTTATAAAAAATATATTGAACGCATAAAGCCCTTCGCAAAAAATAAAATAATCTATCAAAACTCTATGGGCGGTGAGGTTGAGCGTGTTAAAAAAGCCATTGAGTTTGCCAAAAACGGTTTAACAACAGCTATTATAAGTTCAGGTGATGCATCGTTATACGGCATGGCATCTCTTGCCTTACAGTTAAATAACAACATAGACATAGACATTATTCCGGGTTTAACGGCAGCCTTTGCAGCATCTGCAAGAATTGGTGCTATTATCAGTGAAGATACAGTAATTCTTTCTCTATCCGATATCCTTACACCCTGGGAATTAATCAAAAAACGGATCGATGCGATAAATATGGGTGATTTTGTCTGCGCCATATACAACCCAAAAAGCAAAAAAAGAACCACACAACTACCTTACACCCTTAATGAGTTTTTTGCAAAACGGGGTAATCTTTTATGTGGATGCGTAAAAAACTGCATGTGCGAAAATGAAGAGATAAAAATTTCAACAATCATGGATTTTGATTACGAATTTGTTGATATGTCAACTGTCGTAGTAGTTGGCAATACAAAAACCTACCTTAAAAACAACAAATTAATAACACCAAGAGGCTATAAACTTTAG